In Neokomagataea tanensis, one genomic interval encodes:
- the ccmB gene encoding heme exporter protein CcmB produces the protein MTAFYALIRRDLLLAFRFGADTLATLLFFVLCGSLFPLALGPSPDLLRHMGPGIIWVCALLASLLPLDRLFGSELDDGSLDFLMLTGLSAPWVALAKMIAHWLTTGLPLIVASLPLGLMLGVTEQEMPILLISLTLGTLCLSLVGGMAACIVLGARRGGVLLPLLVLPLATPVLIFGAAASYAPLLGTTAETGLDLLGACLMGALPLSPLAAGQGLKAATE, from the coding sequence ATGACAGCTTTTTATGCCCTCATCAGGCGCGACCTTCTTTTGGCCTTCCGCTTTGGTGCAGACACATTAGCTACCCTACTGTTCTTTGTCTTATGCGGCAGCTTGTTCCCCCTAGCCCTTGGGCCATCGCCTGATTTGCTTCGTCATATGGGACCGGGAATTATATGGGTCTGCGCACTTCTCGCTTCCCTTCTGCCACTGGACCGTCTCTTCGGCTCCGAGCTTGATGACGGGTCACTCGATTTTTTAATGCTGACAGGCCTATCCGCGCCATGGGTCGCTTTAGCGAAAATGATTGCTCATTGGCTTACAACCGGGCTTCCACTTATTGTTGCCAGCTTACCGTTAGGGCTAATGCTCGGCGTGACCGAGCAAGAGATGCCTATTTTACTCATCAGCCTAACATTAGGGACACTCTGCCTGTCTCTTGTCGGCGGGATGGCAGCCTGCATTGTGCTGGGAGCTAGACGCGGTGGCGTCTTACTCCCCTTACTCGTTTTACCCTTGGCAACCCCTGTGCTCATTTTTGGTGCGGCAGCCTCATACGCCCCATTATTAGGCACCACGGCAGAAACCGGCCTAGACCTTCTTGGTGCATGCCTTATGGGGGCACTGCCCCTCAGCCCTTTGGCAGCAGGCCAAGGCTTGAA